In Thiofilum sp., the genomic window CAGCGCCTTTATTACCCGCTTTAGTGCCCGCACGTTCTATGGCTTGTTCAATAGTATCGGTGGTTAGTACGCCAAAGATCACTGGAAGTTCATTGTCCATACCGACCGCGCCTAAACCTTTTGCCGCCTCGCCTGCTACATAGTCAAAGTGAGGAGTACTACCACGAATCACCGCACCTAGAGCAATAATCGCATCATACTCACCACTGACTGCCATCGCTTGAGCCGCAAGCGGTAATTCATACGCACCCGGAACTTTGACAATCTCTATATGCTCCTCGGTAACACCATGACGCTTGAGAGCATCAATCGCACCTGCTTGTAGACTATCAACAATAAACCCATTAAACCGCGCTACTAAAATACCGTAGCGAGCCACTTGAGGCAGAAAATCGCCCTCAATCACTGAAATCTTTTGCATAACACCAAACCCTTAATCCTGTACGTACTCGACGACCTCTAAACCAAAGCCTGCAATGCCTAAAAAGCGTTTAGGCGCACTCATTACCCGCATACGAGTTACGCCTACATCACTAATAATTTGTGCACCAATGCCATAGGTTTTGAGGTCAGCGGGCGAAGAGGGCGTATTGTCAACTAGAGTGGCTTGCGATTCAAACCTTTTTAAAGTTTTTAACACATCTTGCTCTGAAGTAGGATTACGCAAAATCACCACTACCCCTTTACCCTCGTCAGCAATATGCTGCATCACCCCACGCAAAGGCCAACCACAGCAAGGCTCGCGTAGTGCTAACAGGTCACATAATTCATTTTCTAAATGCACCCGTACTAGCGTAGGCTCATGAGGCTGAATAGTACCTTTAACAAGAGCTAAGTGAATTTCATGGCGAGCTTGTTCTTGATAAGCAATTAATTGGAATGCACCAAACTCGGTTTGTACTTCGCGCTCATAGACCCGCTCAACCGTTCTTTCATTGTGTACTCGATAGCGAATAAGATCCTCAATAGAACCCATTTTTAAGCCATGCTTTTGGGCGAAAATCTCTAAGTCTGGACGCCGCGCCATCGTGCCGTCCTCATTGAGGATTTCGACAATCACTGCCGCTGGCTCAAATCCGGCTAGCCGTGCTAAATCACATCCTGCCTCGGTATGTCCGGCACGCGTCAATACACCACCCGGTTGTGCCATTAAGGGGAAAATATGTCCGGGCTGGGTAATATCACGCGGTTGAGCATTAGGTGCGACTGCGGTGCGAATGGTATGCGCTCGATCATAGGCAGAAATCCCCGTGGTCACGCCCTCCGCTGCCTCAATCGAGAGAGTGAAGTTGGTGGTGTGTTGCTCATTAGTATGCGACACCATCAAGGGTAAATTGAGTTGCTTACAACGTTCACGCGTCAGCGTCAAACAGACTAAACCGCGAGCTTCTTTAACCATGAAATTGACATCTTCGGGGCGCGTCAAGGAGGCGATCATAATTAAATCTCCTTCATTTTCGCGGTCTTCATCATCTACGATCACAACCATTTTGCCTTGCGCCAAATCGGTCAGAATTTCATCTACGGTATTGAACGGCATATAGCACCTGCAACAAACGAGTACTCACCGAGCGCAGTACTCGATCTTAAAATTAGAAAGGCGCACATGATACGCCAAAATGCGGCTAAAGGAAAAACCTCTAGCACACTCATTTTGTATAGCTATTGGCTATACAAAATACTAGACTATTGAACAGATAGATTAGGAATCGCTCTTATGCAAACCAGTACTCGTGATACGCCTATTAATATTCGTGCTCTGCCTGCTCAACGTGCTTTGATTGACCGAGCCGCCAGCGTACTTGGCAAAAAACGTTCCGATTTTATGCTCGAAGTCGTGTGTCGTGAAGCGATGGATGTGCTACTCGATCAGCGTTTATTCCTACTCGATGAGGCTCAATTTAATGCCTTTAATGCCGCGTTAGAGCAACCTTTGAGTGCAGAACAACAAACCAAAATCACTAAATTATTGAGTACTCCTACACCATGGGATCATTAAGCCGCCCCCTACCTATTCAAAATACTCACGAGCTGGATAGTTTTAATTGTGGTGAGGAAATACTGGATCATTGGCTTAAACGTCGCGCCCTTAAGAATGAAGTGCTAGGGGCATCACGTACTTTTGTGATCTGTAGTGAGCAGCAGGTGGTGGGGTACTATGCTCTAGCGACAGGGAGTGTGGTTTTAAATGAAGCGCCTAGCAAGCTCAAACGGAATATGCCAGACCCGATTCCTGTGATTATTTTGGGACGTTTAGCGATTGATCAAGGTTGGCAAGGACAAGGGATTGGGCAAGCGTTATTAAAAGATGCGGTATTACGCTCTTTGCAAGTGGCTCAACAGGTAGGTGTCAAAGCGCTCCTCGTTCATGCGTTATCAGAGTCAGCTAAGCAGTTTTATTTGCATCAAGGGTTTAGTGAGTCGCCATTGGATAGTTTGAAATTATTTTTACCTTTGCCGAAGTTGGTGCATGAGTAGGTGGTTAGTGTATTACTCCAGTTTGCCATGACACTGTTTGTAGCGTAAGCCACTACCACAGGGACAAAAAGCATTACGACTGCTCGCTGTTTTGCTGCATTTTAGCTTTTAAGCGCTCGTGATTATTTTTAACGATCTGAGTATTAGGGTGATTTTCACCTAGTACGTTAGTAAAGATTGCTAACGCTCGCCCATACAAGGGTTCGGCTTGAGCATACTGTCCTTGTGCCTCATACAACCAAGCCAGATTATTCAAACTATTCGCCGTATCGCGGTGATTCGCCCCCAACACCTGCTCCCTTATCACTAATGCTCGCTCATGCAAGTGTTTGGCTTGTTCATACTGCCCTTGTACTCGATACAACTCCGCCAGATTATTCAAACTATTCGCCGTAGCAGGGTGATTCGCTCCCAACACCTGCTCACAAATCCCTAACGCTCGCACATACAAAGGTTCGGCTTGTTCATACTGTCCCTGTGCTCGATACAACACTGCCAGATTACTCACACTCGTCGCCGTATCAGGGTGATTCGCTCCCAACACCTGCTCACAAATCCCTAACGCTCGCACATACAAAGGTTCGGCTTGTTCATACTGTCCTTGTGCATAATACAACGCTGCCAAATTATTCAAACTTTGCGCCGTAGCAGGGTGATTCACCCCCAACACCTGCTTCCTTATCCCTAACGCTCGCACATACAAGGGTTCGGCTTGTTCATACTGTCCTTGTGCTCGATACAACGCTGCCAGATTATTCAAACTTTGCGCCGTATCGGGGTGATTCGCCCCCAACACCTGTTCTCTGATCGCTAACGCTCGCTCATATAAGGGTTTAGCTTGTTCATACTGCCCTTGTGCTCGATATAACTCTGCCAGATTATTCATACACAAAGCCGCCTCGTCGGTTTCCTCTCCTATCTGAGACTGGATAATCAGAAGCGTATGCAGCCATAACGGCTGTGAAAACGAATATTTTGCCAATTGATAATAGAGATGATTTCGTGTACCTAACCATTCTGCTAAGCGCATAACCTCAAGCCGTTCCAGATGGTAAAGCCCTTCCACCAAAGCCTCATCAAAACGCTCATATAATCCCTGCAATTCCTCATCAAAAGGCTTAGCAATCTCCTGAAACTTAACATAATCAACGTATTTACTGGCTAAACCCGCTTCATTAAGTACTTGTTGCTCAATTGCCTCAACCCGCTCAAACACCCCGTCATAGTATTCAAATAAAAACGTATGCACCTCCCGAAATAACACTGCCTCATCCTTTTGCAATAGCGCCTGCAACTGCTCCCGCATCACATTATGCAGCCGATAACGCGCTACCCCCTCCACCGCCTCTGGCGCTTCCCAAAACGAATACTGGCGCAACTCCTTAAAACTCACCGCCGCCCGTCCACCTAAAAACTGCGCCCCCAACTCCAAAAATAAGTCATCCGTCACAAAGCGCGGACACGACACCACCTTCAGCGCTTGGCGCAACCCCGCCTCCATATGATCCGTAAACCGCGCAATAAGCTGTGCTTGAGGGAAATTAAATGCCTCCACCGTCAACGCTTTACCCTGATTTTTGAGCTGAGCATAACGCTCAATATGCAATTGCAAATAAAACGCCACCCGCTCAGAACTTGCCAGCATCGCCTCACGAATTGCTGCCTCCACAATCGGCACAGTCTGCAACAATTGCTCCGCCGCTTCAGGTGTCAACTCATCCAATGCCCACGGTGTAATCTCCTCTGCCCAACTGGCATCCTGTTCCACCCAGCGCAAGGGTTCCCGCCCCAAAATCACCACATACGCCCCCACGCAATCATTCACCAACTGCATCACCCACGCATCGACCGTGATCGCCATATCCCCGACCTTAGTCGCCCGTTCACGCCACAGCGCTTCATAGGTATCAAGTACCAAGGTCACGCGCCGCTCTAGATGCGCCGCATCATTCAGCCACTCATAAACATCCGAGGCAAAAAACATCGGCAGCTTTTCACTAATCTGATACGGCTCTAAACTATCCAAATCGGCTAAAATATCGCGCCCGCGTTTTTGCCACCAATCGTGCACTTTACTAGAGTACTTACTCAGGTACTTAGCAATCAGCCCCGCCCCCGGAATCCCACTCTCACTCACCAAGCCTAAAATATCGTTACCTATACTCTCCGCATCGCCCCAGACCTCAGAGGGTTTACGGAATAGCTCAGGGTGCGCCGTTTCTAAATCACGCCCCTGTTGCGACAAACTAAAATAGCGCCCAAACGCGGTATCAAATGCCGGAAAAATAATTCCTTGCCTACGCAATTGATGGCGTAAGGCTAACAATGCCAAACTCGCATCACGTCGATAGGATTCTGTCTCAAAGCTTAAATTCGCAAATGCAATAAACTTACCCTGCTCAGTACGAGTTTGAGAGAGATGATTAATAAATTGCTGAGCGAGTGCGGTTTTACCCTGCCCACCGATGCCGTAGATATTTAAAATCCGCCGCTCATCCCGACCTTGTGGAGTATCTAGTAAGGTTTTGAATTGAGCTAAAATATCGTCCCGCCCCACAAATCGGAGTTTGGGAATAAAGGTATTAGTAGGGCGCTGAAAACTAGGGGTACGGGGCATAATCCATCCTACTGCTTAAAAGCATGGCTGAAACATTAAGCTAATTGTCGCTATAAACTCACACTAAAAGCAATTTCAAACTACTGCGACTTAAAACCTACGTGGTAAAAATTAAAGCGCTACTATAAAAAACCCTCCACGCTTAAAGCGGGTCTGTTACAATCATTTTCCCTTTTTCTTAGCGGTTTGAGCCGTCATTGATTACTTAGGAGTGCGTCATGCTCAAAGTTGGTTTTGTTGGTTGGCGCGGTATGGTGGGTTCCGTTTTAATGGAGCGTATGCGTGCCGAGCAGGATTTTCAGGGTTATGAACCGGTCTTTTTCACTACTTCGCAAGCAGGCAGTGCAGGCCCTGATGTCGGGTTGGGTACTAAGCCTTTGCAGGATGCAATGAACATCGATGCACTCGCACAGATGGATATTATTGTCTCCTGTCAAGGTGGCGACTACACCACGGCGATTTATGACCAGCTCCGCGCTCAATGGAATGGCTATTGGATTGATGCCGCCTCGACCCTGCGTATGAAAGACGATGCGATTATTGTGCTTGATCCAGTCAATCGGCGCGTGATCGATGCGGGTTTAGACAGTGGTATTAAAAACTACGTCGGTGGTAATTGCACGGTTTCATTGATGCTACTGGCACTAGGTGGCTTATTTGAAAATGATTTGGTCGAATGGATGACCAGCATGACCTATCAAGCGGCAAGTGGTGCAGGCGCTAAAAACATGCGCGAGTTGCTCACTCAAATGGGCGAACTTAATGCTGAAGTCACCGACCTACTCGCTGATCCCGCCTCAGCTATTTTAGACATTGACCGCAAAGTCACTGCTAAACTCAATGACGGTACACTCTCTACCGATAACTTTGGTGCACCACTAGCGGGTAGCCTGATTCCTTGGATTGATAAAGCATGGGAAAACGGTCAAACCAAAGAAGAATGGAAAGGGATTGCGGAAACCAACAAAATTCTAGGTTTAAAAGGCGCGAATATTATTCCGGTAGACGGTCAATGTGTGCGCATTGGTGCAATGCGTTGCCACTCCCAAGCATTCACTATCAAACTGAAAAAAGATTTACCTTTGCAGGAAATTGAGTCACTCATCGCGGCTCATAATGAATGGGTGCAAGTGATTCCTAATGATAAGGCGTCGACTTTAGCAGGACTGACTCCCGTACGAGCGTCGGGTAGCCTAACTATTCCGGTCGGTCGGATTCGCAAGCTCAATATGGGACCTGAATATATCACCGCGTTTACGGTAGGGGATCAATTACTCTGGGGTGCTGCGGAGCCTGTGCGTCGCATGCTACAAATTACATTGGATTATATTAAACGCACTACTGCCTAATTAAGGCACTACTTGCTGACCTGTGCTGATTGCTTTTGCACAGGTCAACGGAGCTTAAAGCTAATGTGCTAGCTAAGGTCTAGTCATCATAACGCTTATTACGATTATTGTTGCTGCGACGCTCGCCACCACGATCATTGGTATAAGAGTCAGAGCCACGGAAAGATGAGCGCTCGCCCCCTCTACCTGCACCTGCACCTGCACCACCACGATCACCTGATGTATTTCTATTATTGAAAGCAGGGCGTGATGAGCCTGAACGTGAGCCAGAGTTTTCTTTAGGCTCAGCCTTATTGACTCTTAAGGTTCTATCTAATAGTTCAGTACCATTTAAGCCAGCAACGGCTGCATCTTCATCAGCAGCATTTTCCATATCTACGAAAGCGAAGCCTCTAGGACGCCCAGTCTCTCTATCCATAGGCAAGCTTACCTTACTTACCGCACCATAACTCTCAAATAAACTTTGTAACTGCTTAGCTTCTACTGAATAAGATAGATTGCCTACATAAATGGTCATACTTACTATAATCCTGTCATTATACTTGAAATAGAAAAAACATACTCACCTTAGCCTTAATTCACTTGCAATTCAATCATTATTGCGCGTGAACACCCAGAATAAATAAAAAGCAGAGTGAGATTCCACCCTGCTTTACTTAAACCCTTAATAAATCAGTCTTTATTTTACGGCTTTTAACACGCTCATGCCCTTAGCTGCCGTGGCAAAGCGTTGACGCTCAGCAGCCGGCATAGGAATCATGCCTTTATCGGTCAAGTAACCGGAATCACCCCATGCAGCATCACTGGTGAACTCAGCTACAAACTCAGCAATACCCTTTACCGTACCGATATGATTTTTCTTCACGTACATAAATAGTGGACGAGAGATAGGATATTTACCTGCTGCAATTGTTTCAAAGGTAATAGGCACACTATTAATAGTCGCACCTTTCACTTTATTAGCATTCTGATCTAAGAAACTATAACCAAACACCCCTAAAGCATTAGGGTTTTGGCTAAGCTTTTGGACAATTAAATTATCGTTTTCACCCATTTCAATGAAATGACCGTCTTCACGCACCGTGCCGCATAAAGCTTTGAATTGTTTTTCATTTGACTTTTCTAAATTTTTAAGTTGGTCAAACTTCTTACAACCTTCTTGCATCACCATTTCTACGAACGCATCGCGTGTACCAGAGGTGGGCGGTGGACCTAATACTTCGATTTTTAAATCAGGTAGTTCCGCATTCACGTCTTTCCACGTTTTATAAGGATTCGCCATGAAGCCACCTGCACCATTCGGTACTTGCTTGGCTAAAGCCTTATAAATATCTAAACGATTTAAATTAAAGGTAGGTCCATTGAGAGCATTAGCAATAGCAATTCCATCATAACCTACTTTGACCTCAACCACTTCAACACCATTTTGCTGGCAAGTGGCTAGCTCGGTATCTTTAATGCGTCGTGAAGCATTGGTAATGTCAGGGGTATTCACACCCACACCAGAGCAAAACAACTTCATCCCGCCACCCGTGCCTGTAGACTCTACTTTAGGCGCTGGACTACGAGTTTTCTTGGCATAGTTTTCAGCAACCGTAGTGGAGAAAGGAAATACGGTCGAAGATCCCACAATTTCAATATTAGTCCGTGCATGGGCGACACTTACACCCACCAATAAGCC contains:
- a CDS encoding substrate-binding domain-containing protein — encoded protein: MKSLALLVTTGLLVGVSVAHARTNIEIVGSSTVFPFSTTVAENYAKKTRSPAPKVESTGTGGGMKLFCSGVGVNTPDITNASRRIKDTELATCQQNGVEVVEVKVGYDGIAIANALNGPTFNLNRLDIYKALAKQVPNGAGGFMANPYKTWKDVNAELPDLKIEVLGPPPTSGTRDAFVEMVMQEGCKKFDQLKNLEKSNEKQFKALCGTVREDGHFIEMGENDNLIVQKLSQNPNALGVFGYSFLDQNANKVKGATINSVPITFETIAAGKYPISRPLFMYVKKNHIGTVKGIAEFVAEFTSDAAWGDSGYLTDKGMIPMPAAERQRFATAAKGMSVLKAVK
- a CDS encoding RNA-binding protein; the encoded protein is MTIYVGNLSYSVEAKQLQSLFESYGAVSKVSLPMDRETGRPRGFAFVDMENAADEDAAVAGLNGTELLDRTLRVNKAEPKENSGSRSGSSRPAFNNRNTSGDRGGAGAGAGRGGERSSFRGSDSYTNDRGGERRSNNNRNKRYDD
- a CDS encoding DUF1778 domain-containing protein gives rise to the protein MQTSTRDTPINIRALPAQRALIDRAASVLGKKRSDFMLEVVCREAMDVLLDQRLFLLDEAQFNAFNAALEQPLSAEQQTKITKLLSTPTPWDH
- the ribE gene encoding 6,7-dimethyl-8-ribityllumazine synthase; amino-acid sequence: MQKISVIEGDFLPQVARYGILVARFNGFIVDSLQAGAIDALKRHGVTEEHIEIVKVPGAYELPLAAQAMAVSGEYDAIIALGAVIRGSTPHFDYVAGEAAKGLGAVGMDNELPVIFGVLTTDTIEQAIERAGTKAGNKGAEAALTAIEMVSLLRKLRS
- a CDS encoding GNAT family N-acetyltransferase — its product is MGSLSRPLPIQNTHELDSFNCGEEILDHWLKRRALKNEVLGASRTFVICSEQQVVGYYALATGSVVLNEAPSKLKRNMPDPIPVIILGRLAIDQGWQGQGIGQALLKDAVLRSLQVAQQVGVKALLVHALSESAKQFYLHQGFSESPLDSLKLFLPLPKLVHE
- the ribBA gene encoding bifunctional 3,4-dihydroxy-2-butanone-4-phosphate synthase/GTP cyclohydrolase II, which codes for MPFNTVDEILTDLAQGKMVVIVDDEDRENEGDLIMIASLTRPEDVNFMVKEARGLVCLTLTRERCKQLNLPLMVSHTNEQHTTNFTLSIEAAEGVTTGISAYDRAHTIRTAVAPNAQPRDITQPGHIFPLMAQPGGVLTRAGHTEAGCDLARLAGFEPAAVIVEILNEDGTMARRPDLEIFAQKHGLKMGSIEDLIRYRVHNERTVERVYEREVQTEFGAFQLIAYQEQARHEIHLALVKGTIQPHEPTLVRVHLENELCDLLALREPCCGWPLRGVMQHIADEGKGVVVILRNPTSEQDVLKTLKRFESQATLVDNTPSSPADLKTYGIGAQIISDVGVTRMRVMSAPKRFLGIAGFGLEVVEYVQD
- the asd gene encoding aspartate-semialdehyde dehydrogenase, with translation MLKVGFVGWRGMVGSVLMERMRAEQDFQGYEPVFFTTSQAGSAGPDVGLGTKPLQDAMNIDALAQMDIIVSCQGGDYTTAIYDQLRAQWNGYWIDAASTLRMKDDAIIVLDPVNRRVIDAGLDSGIKNYVGGNCTVSLMLLALGGLFENDLVEWMTSMTYQAASGAGAKNMRELLTQMGELNAEVTDLLADPASAILDIDRKVTAKLNDGTLSTDNFGAPLAGSLIPWIDKAWENGQTKEEWKGIAETNKILGLKGANIIPVDGQCVRIGAMRCHSQAFTIKLKKDLPLQEIESLIAAHNEWVQVIPNDKASTLAGLTPVRASGSLTIPVGRIRKLNMGPEYITAFTVGDQLLWGAAEPVRRMLQITLDYIKRTTA
- a CDS encoding tetratricopeptide repeat protein yields the protein MPRTPSFQRPTNTFIPKLRFVGRDDILAQFKTLLDTPQGRDERRILNIYGIGGQGKTALAQQFINHLSQTRTEQGKFIAFANLSFETESYRRDASLALLALRHQLRRQGIIFPAFDTAFGRYFSLSQQGRDLETAHPELFRKPSEVWGDAESIGNDILGLVSESGIPGAGLIAKYLSKYSSKVHDWWQKRGRDILADLDSLEPYQISEKLPMFFASDVYEWLNDAAHLERRVTLVLDTYEALWRERATKVGDMAITVDAWVMQLVNDCVGAYVVILGREPLRWVEQDASWAEEITPWALDELTPEAAEQLLQTVPIVEAAIREAMLASSERVAFYLQLHIERYAQLKNQGKALTVEAFNFPQAQLIARFTDHMEAGLRQALKVVSCPRFVTDDLFLELGAQFLGGRAAVSFKELRQYSFWEAPEAVEGVARYRLHNVMREQLQALLQKDEAVLFREVHTFLFEYYDGVFERVEAIEQQVLNEAGLASKYVDYVKFQEIAKPFDEELQGLYERFDEALVEGLYHLERLEVMRLAEWLGTRNHLYYQLAKYSFSQPLWLHTLLIIQSQIGEETDEAALCMNNLAELYRAQGQYEQAKPLYERALAIREQVLGANHPDTAQSLNNLAALYRAQGQYEQAEPLYVRALGIRKQVLGVNHPATAQSLNNLAALYYAQGQYEQAEPLYVRALGICEQVLGANHPDTATSVSNLAVLYRAQGQYEQAEPLYVRALGICEQVLGANHPATANSLNNLAELYRVQGQYEQAKHLHERALVIREQVLGANHRDTANSLNNLAWLYEAQGQYAQAEPLYGRALAIFTNVLGENHPNTQIVKNNHERLKAKMQQNSEQS